The Macrobrachium rosenbergii isolate ZJJX-2024 chromosome 14, ASM4041242v1, whole genome shotgun sequence sequence TATCTAATTAGGAGACATTGTTATTAATAGTACTTTAGCCAGTCATTTTTATCCTTGCTGCTCTTCTTACTGCCCTCTCAAGTTTTGCTTCACACAGTCAAGTGTGTCCCCAACGTATTAGGAGTTAGAAGTGCTGCACTACTTCCAAGACCTGCCTATCCATTACAAGAGAGTTCTAAATTCCCTTCTTTTCCCCATTTGCTCCCTAAATAAATCTCGGGCATTAAAAATCTGTACTTCCTATATTTTATAATGCTTAGCACTTCATGTGACAAAATCTGCTGCATCTGGTCCTTAGCAGAGTTGACCTCTCATTATTAAATTAACTTGCAGCAATCTATGTGGAGTTGAGCGAGCCTCATTCTTTATAACAGCGCAGTCCTTCAATTTGTTGCTGCCTGTACTCTTATAATTCTGATATGGCTTCTTCCCTCTTGCATCCTATCAGTTTCTCTTCAGGATTcttgaatatttgcatttaccAATTTCAATCATTGTCTTTAGTAAAATTCCAGTGTATGGACTACTACTCCCTCCTTTTTCCcaagttttatactttttaggTCTTATCAGTATCTGTCTGACTGCAGCATTTTCCTTAATGTATATGAGGCCTTTGCTAGAACAGCAGCATATTGCCACAATTTTTTGGATTATGAGTTGTGCATGTCATCAGAATTAGGCTAGGTTATGCGAGATTAGGTTAACTGACAGAGATATATGTCAAGCAGACACACTGGGCTTTAAGAAAAAATGTCCAAGAATATACACTAATGCAAAAGTGCAATTTTAAAGTTGCCAATTttgaatcacttttttttattttatatgcagaTATTCGTTGCACTAGAGAAGGCTTCATATCATAGTCTTTCCCAAAATTCTTGCTTTTCCTCTGGTCTTTGTGATTCTGGGGAATAATCCAAAAACAGCTGTTACTTTTCTTATTATTCCTCCCAACACTCATTTATTTGGCCTCTATCACCTTGCACCCATTTTGTCTTTGACCAGTATGCATACTCTACTCTGTCTGACCAGTATGCATACTCTACTCTGTCTGGTCTTCAGCATTCTaccagaatttatatttttctgtcccATTACCAGTACCAGTTGATTTTGTGCCCTCTTTATACCTTACCTTGTGAATGCAGCGAACAGCCACATTTCTTCCTCTCAGCATTTCCACCACCTTCCTGCTTTTTGTACAATTGCTCCCACTATTACATCTCATATTAAATCAATTTGAGCTGTATAACCCAGTAACTAGGAATTGTTTGAAAGTTagcaaaaattgtaaaatcttATTAGTGTGTGATGCGTAGAGAAAGTATGTGTGTttgcataatttataaaatactggAAGCTCTAAGCAGTTTCTCTCTGGCCCCCAGCTgcaattaattttacttttcatccactCTCCTTTGCCTCTTCAACTTTCCCTTGCATGACTTCTTTAGTTTTCCCATCATTTAAGAAATGCTCTCTAGGAATCCATTGTTATTActtgatgataatgaattttcctGAACCAGAAATAGCTTTTGAGGTAAATATTAAGGCTTATTTTGAAATGTGTCATATTTTACTtcaggaggaagaagaacaacTAAATGAGGTTGGTTATGATGACATTGGAGGTTGCAGAAAGCAGTTAGCACAAATCAAAGAAATGGTTGAGCTTCCACTCCGTCATCCTTCCCTATTCAAAGCTATTGGTGTCAAACCACCAAGAGGTGACTCATGCATTGCAAAATTTGTTATACATACAGTGCCTTACATCTTGTGTCAGTCTGTTGTCACACATTCTCAAGTTTGATATCTGTATATCATATTTCAGACTTGGATAATGCAAACACTAATGCAATTGATATTTGCAGGTATTCTCTTGTATGGACCTCCAGGTACAGGAAAAACATTAATTGCAAGGGCTGTTGCTAATGAGACAGGAGCATTCTTTTTCCTAATAAATGGACCAGAAATTATGTCCAAATTGGCAGGTTAGTAAGAAAAGCTTGCATTGAAGAACCTGTCATTGCCATTAGTATTACCATTTTACATATAGTATCAGAGTATTGCATTACTGGTAGAAATCTGATAGAGGAACCTttcaaaagaagatgaaagattGAGTTAACTGTTTATctagtatagtacagtacttgATTAATGTGGGTGAAGAGTGGGTAGGTTGTGCAGCAGACGAGTGATTGAATAATTTCTCATTACCTGATTTAAGAAGGAACACTGTTCTATGTACATAGAGACAAAAAGTATGGGAGGGGTGAGATTATTTTAGGTGTTGTTcataactttgtaaaatttttaatcctttgatgCCTGTGAATTGAAAATGTCCAATGTCTGCAGGTGAATCTGAAAGCAATCTTCGAAAGGCTTTTGAAGAGGCTGAGAAGAATTCTCCTGCCATCATCTTCATCGATGAATTGGATGCCATTGCTCCTAAGAGAGAGAAGGTactgaacatttttttccatactttttttatatgtactgtattgtacGAAGAACTGGTTAAAATTTGTCTTCCTCCTTGTTATAGggtatataatttactttaatttacagACTCATGGTGAGGTGGAGAGACGTATTGTGTCACAGTTACTGACACTCATGGATGGTTTAAAACAGCGAGCCCATGTCATTGTCATAGCTGCTACCAACAGACCTAATTCCATTGACCCTGCCCTCAGGCGATTTGGTCGTTTTGACAGAGAGGTTGATATTGGCATTCCTGATACTACAGGTATGTGCACCTAATGAATTCTTACAGTTtaatgccattatatatataccaaatatattgTAGCCTAAAATTCTGTATACGAGATTATCCTGTAAAGAAGTAATTATGAACCTATTCTGGTTTTTAGGCCGCCTTGAAGTTCTACGAATCCATACAAAGAATATGAAGTTGTCTGATGATGTGGATTTGGAACAGATTGCAGCAGAAACTCATGGTCACGTTGGTGCCGATTTAGCTGCTCTGTGCTCGGAAGCTGCACTCCAACAGATCCGTGAGAAAATGGATCTCATTGATCTTGATGATGACCAGATTGATGCAGAGGTAAAATAGTGACCAGATTTGTCTTATTTCATATCAGGTTGGGAAATCTTTTTAAAAAGAGCCAAAGTCTTTTTGCCCATCATGTAAATGGGCTGCcacattcattttactttttatccattcCCTTGTTTTTCCACCTATATAGTATATTGCATTCCAACAAAGAAAGTTAATATTGCAGTGATTGTTAATTATTAATCCAGTGTACTAGGCAAAATAGgtgaaatgatgaaatttaggTAATTAGTATATTTGAATATTGATTACATGTCTATTGAGTTAATTGATTACATTTTGGTGTCAAGGAATTGAATGGAACTTGTATTTCCAGGTATTGAATTCCTTAGCAGTTACCATGGAGAACTTCAGATTTGCCATGGGTAAGAGCTCACCATCTGCCTTGCGTGAAACTGTGGTGGAGGTTCCCAACATTACCTGGGATGATATTGGTGGTTTAGACAACGTCAAGAGAGAGTTGCAGGTACGTGTTTTTCCAGTGCATTTATAATTTAGTGAACAGATTATTTTTCACTGGAAATTGAGATTGAATTGTCTTTGGAGGtggacttttcttttttctacttagTCCTGGTGAATTTAGTATTAAAGCTTCCAAATATTAAAAGTTGTCACACTGGTTACTTGTATGTTGTATGCTTTACACCAAAACCTTAATCAGAAGTATCAAGTCATTGTCATTGATATTTTgtacatcagaattttttttttacagtgtttaatgatgaagttttcTCTCCACTTTTTGGGATCATGTGCACTTACTGAATTTCTATCTAGTCCAGATCTTAAACTCTGCACTTCAACCATGATTTTTTAGGCCTTTGTAATGGGCTTCCATGCTGTATTCTAAATGCACTGCCTACCCTTACATGTACCCAAACCATCTCATGTCTAGAATAGAGGATCTATAAGACAACTGTAAACTTGATGGACTAAACATTGTATCCTCACTTCAGTAGACCCGTTGACAAGAGTTGACAGTATGCTTTGCTGTAAATTAACTAAAGAGGGCAGTAATTTTACTGGAGGTTGATTTCACATGTACATTTTGAGTTggatttatatttctgtaagGTGTAGAATATCTCTGTGATCAAAGTGAACTCAAAACCTGATTGAAAAACCTACAGGTTTGGAATATTGGCAACTTGAACATATGGGACAACTAACATCAGTTTGGTATTAGTGAACAGCATATGGGTACTTTGAGAAAGTTTTTCAAGAGGTATTCATACAATGTGTGTGTTAAGGAAATATATTAGACCAGTTAAGAGACTAGTTCTTGCAAATATATTGGTGACAGTCATATAAATGACGTGGTGTGTTTAGAGTAACATGAAGAGAGCACAGAATTTGTATGATTTTCCTTATTGTCCTTAATAATCCATGAAATTGGagctacaaggaaaaaaaaacaaatccagtTTCATAGTCCTTCAGAATTTGGATATATCCTCCCCCTTACTCCCTGCATTATTTAATCTGCCATAAATTCCTCATGAGCTGTCTGGTACAGTTGGatcctttttattatatgttgAATTTTTCCCTCTCGCTGTAAATTGAATAtcagaaataatttaattcatgAATTGCAAGTTACAGCATCTTTCTGGATAAATAATTGTGATGGTGCTGGTAAATGACCAGTTCAGTATAAAATTGTGGTCTTTTAAGTCTCTCTCCCAGAAATCATGAGTTATATATTCACCTGATTTTAGAAAGGAACTTGAGGTAAAGGTAGTAATCATGTCCTTCACAATTATTTACCTTTGCAGGAGTTGGTGCAGTACCCTGTGGAGCATCCTGAGAAGTTCCTGAAGTTTGGTATGACCCCCAGCAAAGGTGTACTGTTTTATGGTCCCCCTGGATGTGGTAAGTTTGATGGggtcttaatattttatatataatgcttgtgAAAGAAACAGATTATATTGAATTAGTAATGGAAGTACAGTATTTTTAGCCCTTCAGATGGGAAtctaaagattttgcattttattccatTAGTtccatgttttgttttaatggaaTTAGAGATATGAAAGTTGTAGTCTAGTTTATATATGCCACTGAAGTTGACTGGAAACTTGATATTGTTTATAGGTAAGACACTGTTAGCCAAGGCCATTGCAAATGAATGTCAAGCCAATTTCATATCCATTAAGGGACCTGAACTTCTGACTATGTGGTTTGGTGAATCAGAAGCCAATGTGAGGGATGTATTCGATAAGGTAAGATGCCACATCATAATTGCTTATCTTTCAAACTTCCTCTCATTTCTGTCTATTAATTTTAAGGACTCATTTGTGTTGACAGAGTTGGGCTGGGCATGGTAAAAGCATTTACAGTACAGCAGCATACCCCTTATCCATGCTTTGAATGTTTCAACCTATctcttttatttacctttcagCTGTCTTCTGATAAGTCATATCTAGATTAATGGACTTAATCCATTCCAGGAGGCTGTCCATAAAATTAGCACATTTTACACTTAAATATTTTTGGTGTTGATTTTTATCTTCCTGCTGTTGGGCGCTATGTATCCCCTAACCTTGTCATTCCTCTATGAAAACTTGTGCTTTAAAAGGGGGAAGATTCGCTTTCTAAAACTTAGTGTACCTAGTCTCTCTTGAAACTTGTTCGTTTTCCCTTGTGATgttttatctgaaaatattttcagtatgtcactaatatttttttttctttatacttgcCCATTGCCATTGACTTTCCAATCCCTTTCCTGGtacaagtttttcttattttttaaccttgtaaaggcagtccctggttaacgaaTGGGGTTTCCGTTCCTGGCCgagtgccgataaccgaaaatcgtcgttatatggaacatcacagtaatTATGGTAGTAAATGGTGTGTATGATGCCTTAAGTGCCGATAAAGCGCTTACCAACGCTGATAAACTGCCTAACGGTTCCGAAAATTGCATACCGACGCCAGTAAACCACTTATTGGAGCCGAAAATCTGTTGATGACGTTGTTAGCCAAGTGTTGTAAAACTGAAATGCCTGCATTGACATTTCATTTGCTTGTAGTATTTTTGAATACAAGTGTGtctgattataaaatttttagtctctctctctctctctctcgatcctgCTGAGACTCCCAGAGCATTCCTAGTTGGGtgaaatacacattattattattagtactagtGTTATCAAGCAGTTTATGTAGACCACTGAATCAAGATACTTATGAATTACCCAAGCTAACATATTTAAGTTAGCGTCCCCCGGATGAGTACTTcgctaatacttttttttcttgcaattagcggtcatatcactgatgatagttttcaaagttaatattgatttttatgcttataattcgtactgtagttaagagtaggaattttattaagtgataggataaaaactattactactactattattttatttcataagactacaaaatactgaatgaaaagtgttgtacatacatgcactattattctttcgtatgccaatctctaaagcagggggctacacacaatccatctatgtactcgtgattgtggagacaaatgttctacattctcatctagaaactgatttgcaaatctgtttgtttctttcacttaGGTAATCagtgatttcatcataaaattatttctcaaaaattctaatggattctctttatcctcaactgaaaatttcacgccgggatcagcaacaaaagtaaagggatctctctctctctctctctctctctctctctctctctctctctctctctctctctctctctctctctctgcaatgagaagtcatcttcacttccgctattggaagaaaagtttgtttcttcaatatcctcatcatggaggattcagaaatcatcaaatatgtcttcagtatcagacacctcgtctaggatttgatttatctcacctgaagacatacgcctcctctttgtgacattcattgagaACGACGTCAAAGCCatgttgtctctgaaaacgcccaaaaaaaaaaatagtcatctaggcatcaaaagcgaccaactgaaaagagttgccaggaggaaataagtcatcaattacagcttacgtgttctgagagtgttaccaaatgatgttccaacattttccatacgaaaacgtattattacggggctgacagcttgaaaagcagagttaaagtcttgaacgtaatatcccgttgaaggcgctaccgagtagatcgcagtaaacgtattattacgtgggtgtAACAGGTTAAGAAGACTTGTATCCTGGGCCAGGTCGAGTACCCTGTTGCCCTTTCTTTCGTAACCTTcagtctccccctcccccagtgGAAATATTCCTTtagaaatacagtaaaccccccgtattagtgttctcatgattcgcggatttCCCTatgaaatacatttacacattcacggaaaattcacccattcacggtatttttcactgagaaatattcactaattactgtatttgcatatcattttcatgactaaatgcactttttgtcataggatagaattttttttttttcttttatttgaactatcaaaataagcagttctaagtgttttttgaggggttttaagtacaggcggtccccagtttacgacgggggttccgttcttgcgccgcgtcgtaacccgaaaatcgtcgtaagccggaaaatcgtcgaaaatcgtcaaaaatcataagaaaaccttactttaaatgctctgggtgcattgaaaacgatgtaaactgcattattattgagttttacatcaaaaaaccttcaaattatgattattctgctgttttggggccatatttcttccgtcggatcggcgtacaacgcgtcgtaaccccggaacatgcgtcgtaagccaggaaataatttctgatgagcatatttgaaaagcgtcgtaacctcggaacgtcgtaagacggaaccgtcgtaaaccggggactgcctgtatttgtggattttagctattccaGGGGGTAGGGGTGTGGTACGCATTTCCCACGAATACGGGGACTTTACTGTATTCAGATATGTTTGTAAACTATTTTATAAATCTGTCCATAGCCTCCTTATCGTTTGTGTTCAGTCCTGCTAAGTCTGAGGTTTAGTGAAAGACCTTCTCTTTTCGTTCTTTAGCACCTCCAATGCCACTGACCATACTAAGTTAGTGATAATGACTTTTATGTCCTTTTACAAGTTTCTGTAAGTGAAACTGCCTAGTGTCTTTCCATTTCAGTTAGGATTGCTGATGAATATATCTAATGATTTGCCCTCTACCAGGTAATATAGCCtcagagatattttttatttctttttttcaggcaAGAGCAGCTGCCCCTTGTGTTTTGTTCTTTGATGAGTTGGACAGTATTGCAAAGGCTCGAGGAGGATCTCTGGGTGACGCAGGCGGTGCTGCAGATCGTGTCATCAATCAGGTAAGTAACATAGGGAGTGAAAGTGGGGATGCAGTTGGAGActtaattttattggtttttatgcAACGTTCTTAAGTACGTAAGTTATAGTGAAAACTCCTATACAGTATGTTGAAGTTACATTGTTAATATCAGAAAGCCACATGATTCTGATAAGAATCATGTTCAAAAGAAGTTTTAATCTGCATGACTGATAGCATGGTCAGCTAGCTGCACAGTTTTTATTCATCTGCATGGCTGATATCATGGTCAGCTATGATAGTTTAGGTTTTCCTGTGTTATA is a genomic window containing:
- the TER94 gene encoding transitional endoplasmic reticulum ATPase; protein product: MADQDDLATAILKEKKKPNRLIVEDAVNDDNSVVALSQAKMDELQLFRGDTVLLKGKKRKQTVCIVLSDETMSDDKIRMNRVVRNNLRIRLGDIVAIQQCPDVKYGKRIHVLPVDDTVEGLTGNIFEVFLKPYFLEAYRPIHKGDLFLVRGGMRAVEFKVVETDPAPYCIVSQDTVIYCEGEPVKREEEEEQLNEVGYDDIGGCRKQLAQIKEMVELPLRHPSLFKAIGVKPPRGILLYGPPGTGKTLIARAVANETGAFFFLINGPEIMSKLAGESESNLRKAFEEAEKNSPAIIFIDELDAIAPKREKTHGEVERRIVSQLLTLMDGLKQRAHVIVIAATNRPNSIDPALRRFGRFDREVDIGIPDTTGRLEVLRIHTKNMKLSDDVDLEQIAAETHGHVGADLAALCSEAALQQIREKMDLIDLDDDQIDAEVLNSLAVTMENFRFAMGKSSPSALRETVVEVPNITWDDIGGLDNVKRELQELVQYPVEHPEKFLKFGMTPSKGVLFYGPPGCGKTLLAKAIANECQANFISIKGPELLTMWFGESEANVRDVFDKARAAAPCVLFFDELDSIAKARGGSLGDAGGAADRVINQVLTEMDGMGAKKNVFIIGATNRPDIIDPAILRPGRLDQLIYIPLPDEKSRVQILKACLRKSPVSKRVDLNYLAKVSHGFSGADLTEICQRACKLAIRQAIEADIKRERERESGDNMDMEEEDPVPEITRDHFEEAMKFARRSVSDNDIRKYEMFSQTLQQSRGFGSNFRFPDQQGRGGGSGEGGNFGADGDDDDLYS